A genomic segment from Nodularia sphaerocarpa UHCC 0038 encodes:
- a CDS encoding metallophosphatase, which yields MNKWAILSGIEGNLAAYEAVMADIKRQNNVEALYILGDLVGPRRETEQLVKRVLNPRRGELEPLICKGWWEEQCFILHGLGGTGEPTELIEKYGGETVKLLWECVSRPMAQWLMTLDFGFFELDSLLIHGTTLAVDEELTPDTPPIQMLDRLSRMQANNLFCGRSGLAFQYQLQAGSITTGVTTLDSPASPQTVQISARQVIGVGNVGRKPGEAIYTLYYPGTNHVEFKTVRYGVSQGFQSQSDVKSEIATS from the coding sequence ATGAATAAGTGGGCAATTTTAAGCGGAATTGAAGGTAATTTGGCGGCTTATGAAGCTGTCATGGCGGATATTAAGCGTCAGAATAATGTAGAAGCGTTGTATATTTTGGGCGATTTAGTCGGACCCCGGCGCGAAACTGAACAATTGGTCAAAAGGGTCCTAAACCCCCGACGGGGAGAACTAGAACCACTGATTTGTAAAGGTTGGTGGGAAGAACAGTGTTTTATTCTCCACGGACTGGGGGGAACTGGCGAACCTACAGAATTAATCGAAAAATATGGGGGAGAAACAGTTAAATTGCTGTGGGAATGCGTTTCTCGCCCGATGGCGCAATGGTTAATGACCCTAGACTTTGGTTTTTTTGAACTCGATTCTTTGTTAATTCACGGTACAACCCTAGCTGTTGACGAAGAACTCACCCCAGACACGCCCCCAATTCAAATGCTAGACCGTTTATCACGAATGCAAGCCAATAATTTATTTTGTGGTCGTTCTGGTTTGGCTTTTCAATATCAGCTACAAGCTGGTTCAATTACTACTGGTGTCACAACCCTAGATAGTCCAGCATCTCCCCAAACTGTGCAAATCTCGGCGCGTCAGGTTATCGGGGTGGGTAATGTCGGCAGAAAGCCAGGGGAAGCAATTTATACTCTCTATTATCCAGGGACAAATCATGTAGAGTTTAAAACTGTCCGTTATGGAGTGAGTCAAGGTTTTCAGTCCCAGTCAGATGTTAAATCTGAAATAGCGACTAGCTGA
- a CDS encoding GTP-binding protein, giving the protein MSIPMITVVAGPAGCGKTTWICQQLRNTASAENVIYFSPGTGNVPIDQIRLIAEFPEAKVFSDGQEVEFLNQLAGAENIYIELGFYLELGAIEQIVGNVPYQSVAVLPSQLKDSEYHAWAEKIVKGLDIETSMTQNQIWRSPTNGQVIDEDSLNEFWYELSHGAYGQVSRAKGIFDVADGRALYADFVAGVPTTDFLELDLPRHLEGRPQRFSGLEVWGENLDESAIKQTLQDCYLSDSAIAQYQEQVKQILTEETIQ; this is encoded by the coding sequence ATGAGTATACCGATGATTACTGTTGTTGCTGGCCCGGCTGGCTGTGGTAAAACCACCTGGATTTGCCAACAGCTACGTAATACTGCTTCTGCGGAAAATGTAATTTATTTTAGTCCTGGAACTGGTAATGTCCCCATTGACCAGATTCGCCTGATTGCGGAGTTTCCAGAAGCGAAAGTTTTTAGTGATGGACAAGAAGTAGAATTTCTCAACCAGCTAGCAGGGGCGGAGAATATTTATATAGAACTAGGATTTTACTTGGAGTTAGGAGCTATTGAGCAAATTGTAGGAAATGTACCATATCAGTCTGTTGCAGTTTTACCGTCACAACTGAAAGATTCGGAATATCACGCCTGGGCTGAGAAAATTGTCAAAGGGCTGGATATTGAAACCAGTATGACCCAAAATCAGATTTGGCGATCGCCTACCAATGGTCAAGTTATTGACGAAGACAGTTTAAATGAATTTTGGTATGAACTATCTCACGGTGCTTATGGTCAAGTCAGCCGTGCTAAGGGAATTTTTGATGTTGCTGATGGAAGGGCATTATACGCCGATTTTGTTGCAGGTGTACCGACAACAGATTTTCTGGAATTAGACTTACCACGCCACTTAGAAGGGAGACCGCAGCGTTTCAGTGGTTTAGAAGTATGGGGAGAAAATTTAGATGAGTCGGCCATTAAACAAACATTACAAGATTGCTATTTGTCAGATAGTGCGATCGCACAATACCAAGAACAAGTAAAACAAATCCTAACTGAGGAGACTATACAGTGA
- a CDS encoding COG3650 family protein: MKTFIFCILFLGLSSCVPANSTKNDNNQVISNNPTTENQEFRAFGTEPFWSTDVTQSGIVYSSLGTDEKQTFPYVKPLGADGRTPDTVRVYRLKDKDNSMLIIRKVDNCSDGMSENLHPYSALFIRGDMVLEGCANKLDNFK; the protein is encoded by the coding sequence ATGAAAACTTTCATATTTTGCATTCTTTTCTTAGGACTGAGTAGTTGCGTACCAGCCAATAGCACCAAAAATGACAATAATCAAGTGATTTCCAACAATCCTACTACCGAGAATCAAGAATTTCGCGCTTTTGGTACTGAACCATTTTGGAGTACCGATGTTACCCAAAGTGGAATTGTCTATTCTTCATTAGGAACTGACGAAAAGCAAACTTTCCCTTATGTCAAACCATTGGGGGCTGATGGACGCACCCCAGACACAGTGAGAGTGTATCGACTCAAAGATAAAGACAACAGTATGTTGATTATCAGAAAAGTCGATAATTGTAGCGATGGAATGTCAGAGAATTTACATCCTTATTCAGCGCTTTTTATCCGGGGTGATATGGTTTTGGAAGGTTGCGCCAACAAGTTAGATAATTTTAAATAA
- a CDS encoding metallophosphoesterase family protein, whose protein sequence is MKIAVMSCIHGNYEALDAVLLDIDQQKADKIFCLGDLVGYGPHPNEVVTQIRALDIPTCMGCWDEDIVEGLNACDCSYPSLLAEKRGKIAHEWTNNEIHPEHREFFAQLPHSLREENLAFVHGSPHSNHEYLLPELDAFAALERVLSTDADVLFCGHTHVPYVRNLDEGSLKIRVQGQDKAAAEKSFNASLKRIVNVGSVGEPRHGRPNATYVIYDTEDQKVNLREVPYDYQKTCAAIIEKGLPKIFAWRLAQGLEFAERADDPTHVCTR, encoded by the coding sequence GTGAAAATAGCAGTCATGTCATGTATTCATGGCAATTATGAAGCATTAGATGCCGTCTTATTAGATATCGACCAGCAAAAAGCTGATAAAATCTTTTGTCTGGGTGACTTAGTAGGATACGGACCTCATCCCAATGAAGTAGTTACACAAATTCGGGCTTTAGACATTCCCACCTGTATGGGTTGTTGGGATGAAGATATAGTAGAAGGCTTGAATGCGTGTGATTGTAGTTATCCGTCCTTATTAGCTGAGAAACGCGGAAAAATTGCTCACGAGTGGACAAATAACGAAATACATCCCGAACACCGAGAATTTTTCGCCCAACTACCCCACAGTTTACGAGAGGAAAATTTAGCCTTCGTTCATGGTAGCCCTCACAGTAACCACGAGTATTTATTACCAGAACTTGATGCCTTTGCTGCCCTAGAACGCGTACTTTCCACAGACGCAGACGTGCTTTTTTGTGGACATACTCATGTACCTTACGTGCGTAATTTAGACGAAGGTAGTTTAAAAATTCGTGTCCAAGGACAAGACAAAGCCGCAGCAGAAAAAAGCTTTAACGCTTCCCTCAAGAGGATTGTGAATGTTGGTTCTGTAGGAGAACCCCGACATGGGCGACCCAATGCAACCTATGTAATTTACGACACAGAAGACCAAAAAGTCAATTTACGAGAAGTACCTTACGACTATCAAAAAACCTGTGCCGCCATCATTGAAAAAGGGTTACCAAAAATATTTGCGTGGCGTTTAGCCCAGGGTTTGGAATTTGCTGAAAGGGCTGATGACCCCACCCATGTTTGTACTCGGTAA
- a CDS encoding DUF427 domain-containing protein produces MPKAIWNGTVLAESDKTIVVEGNHYFPADAINKKYFQESNTHSTCPWKGVASYYSIEVDGQTNKDAAWYYPSTKEKAKNIEGYVAFWKGVKVEA; encoded by the coding sequence ATGCCGAAAGCAATTTGGAATGGCACTGTGTTAGCCGAAAGCGATAAGACAATTGTTGTAGAAGGGAACCATTATTTCCCAGCCGACGCTATTAATAAGAAATACTTCCAAGAAAGTAACACTCATAGTACTTGTCCTTGGAAAGGTGTTGCTAGCTACTACAGTATTGAAGTTGATGGACAAACCAACAAAGATGCTGCATGGTACTATCCTAGTACGAAGGAGAAGGCTAAAAATATTGAAGGCTATGTGGCTTTTTGGAAAGGTGTAAAAGTAGAGGCTTAG
- the dapB gene encoding 4-hydroxy-tetrahydrodipicolinate reductase has protein sequence MTNQALIPVIVNGAAGKMGREVIKAVAQAPDLNLVAAIDTSPEHQDQDAGELAGLSEPLEVPITNQFEAMLGYVAGDRNSPPGVMVDFTHPDGVYDNVRSAIAYGIRPVVGTTGLSPEQLQELADFAEKASTGCLIIPNFSIGMVLLQQAAVTASQYFDHVEIIELHHNQKADAPSGTAIQTAQLLGELGKPFNTAIVEETEKIPGARGSLAEEGIRIHSIRLPGLIAHQEVIFGAPGQIYTLRHDTSDRSCYMPGVLLAIRKVSQLKSLVYGLEKIL, from the coding sequence ATGACAAATCAAGCTCTTATCCCAGTTATTGTAAACGGTGCAGCCGGCAAAATGGGTCGTGAAGTAATTAAAGCCGTAGCCCAAGCACCAGATTTAAACTTAGTGGCTGCAATTGACACCAGTCCAGAACATCAAGATCAAGATGCTGGAGAATTGGCGGGTTTAAGCGAACCTTTAGAAGTGCCAATTACCAACCAATTTGAAGCCATGCTGGGTTATGTAGCTGGCGATAGAAACTCTCCTCCAGGGGTGATGGTAGACTTTACCCACCCTGATGGAGTTTATGATAATGTGCGGAGTGCGATCGCCTATGGGATTCGTCCAGTAGTCGGAACTACAGGCTTAAGTCCAGAACAACTCCAAGAATTAGCCGACTTTGCCGAAAAAGCTAGTACCGGTTGTTTAATTATTCCTAACTTTTCTATAGGGATGGTACTTTTACAACAAGCCGCAGTCACAGCTTCCCAATATTTCGACCATGTAGAAATTATTGAACTCCACCACAACCAAAAAGCCGATGCTCCCAGTGGTACGGCAATTCAAACCGCACAATTACTAGGAGAACTTGGTAAACCTTTTAACACAGCTATTGTAGAAGAAACAGAAAAAATACCAGGAGCCAGGGGTAGTTTAGCAGAAGAAGGGATTAGAATTCATAGTATCCGCCTGCCGGGACTCATAGCCCATCAAGAAGTGATTTTTGGCGCACCCGGTCAAATTTATACATTAAGACATGATACAAGCGATCGCTCCTGTTATATGCCAGGAGTCCTGTTAGCAATTCGCAAAGTCTCACAGCTAAAGTCCTTAGTGTATGGATTAGAAAAAATTCTTTAA
- a CDS encoding TPM domain-containing protein, whose amino-acid sequence MQSCFWRRTLVSIAVFFLAGAMWVMHSPPALAYDNPDLLPNFQTPVIDLAKTLTDIQESELVTDLEKFEGETGWKLRVLTQYDRTPGRAVINYWGLDDKSILLVADSRGGNILSFSVGDAVYEFLPRTFWIELQTRFGNLYFVRDEGEDQAILQALSSVKGCLLQGGCSVVPGLPKEQWILTLVTSVVGGIVCGFAAHPQKEGQGFSWQWALIFSPLWGILFIAFGIGPVVTRTSDWLPLVRNISGFLIGALVAYLSPGLIRSSSNAES is encoded by the coding sequence ATGCAGTCTTGTTTTTGGCGACGCACTCTGGTATCTATTGCTGTATTTTTCTTGGCTGGGGCAATGTGGGTAATGCACTCACCCCCGGCATTGGCTTATGATAATCCTGACTTATTACCCAACTTTCAAACTCCAGTTATTGATTTAGCTAAAACGCTCACAGATATTCAAGAATCAGAACTGGTAACAGATTTAGAGAAATTTGAAGGTGAAACTGGCTGGAAACTGCGAGTATTAACCCAGTACGACCGCACCCCAGGTCGAGCAGTAATTAATTATTGGGGTTTAGATGATAAAAGCATTTTGCTAGTTGCTGATTCTCGTGGCGGTAACATTCTCAGCTTTAGTGTGGGGGATGCCGTTTATGAATTTCTACCCCGGACTTTTTGGATAGAATTGCAAACCCGCTTCGGAAATTTGTATTTTGTCCGAGATGAAGGTGAAGACCAAGCCATTTTACAAGCTTTAAGTTCTGTTAAGGGCTGTTTGCTTCAAGGTGGTTGCTCTGTGGTTCCTGGACTACCCAAGGAACAATGGATACTAACACTGGTTACTTCTGTTGTGGGGGGAATAGTTTGTGGATTTGCAGCTCACCCGCAAAAAGAAGGACAGGGTTTTTCTTGGCAATGGGCGTTAATTTTCTCACCTTTGTGGGGAATTTTGTTTATTGCCTTCGGTATTGGACCAGTGGTGACGCGCACCAGCGATTGGTTACCTCTAGTTCGTAATATCTCTGGTTTTCTGATTGGCGCTTTAGTCGCCTACCTGTCTCCTGGTTTGATTCGTTCTTCTTCTAATGCGGAGTCCTGA
- a CDS encoding YtxH domain-containing protein gives MSNNRSGVFFGGFMLGATIGALTGLLVAPRTGRETRKILQKSANAIPDLAEDLSTSVQIQADRLSASAVRNWDDTLEKLQDAIAAGVDASQRESQNLKQQQAEQDSDSLSQQL, from the coding sequence ATGTCTAATAATCGTTCTGGAGTATTTTTTGGCGGTTTCATGCTGGGAGCTACGATTGGTGCTTTAACTGGTTTGCTCGTAGCACCGCGCACAGGGCGCGAAACGCGGAAAATTTTGCAAAAGTCTGCTAATGCTATCCCAGATTTAGCAGAAGATTTATCAACCAGTGTACAAATTCAGGCAGATAGACTTTCTGCCAGTGCTGTGAGAAATTGGGATGATACCTTAGAGAAACTGCAAGATGCGATCGCAGCTGGTGTAGATGCTAGTCAACGCGAAAGCCAAAACTTGAAGCAGCAACAAGCTGAACAAGACTCAGACTCTCTTTCCCAGCAATTGTAA
- a CDS encoding precorrin-8X methylmutase, with the protein MEWHVTDAQSLAIIDSEIGDHVFSPAEYEIVRRVIYATADFEYKSLIRFSERALQAGAAALAARTTIVVDVPMVQVGIAQDIQNTFANPVYCSLETVTRPQKEKSRAAWGIETLAKRYPEGIFVVGQAQTALTALVELIASEEIQPALIIATPVGFVNADKAKEGLQDSQVPHIIINSRKGNAIVASAIVDGLVDLAWQAYGQERVKN; encoded by the coding sequence ATGGAATGGCACGTAACGGATGCTCAAAGTTTAGCAATCATTGATAGTGAAATAGGTGATCATGTTTTTTCACCAGCAGAGTATGAAATTGTCCGGCGGGTAATATATGCCACGGCTGATTTTGAATATAAATCTCTGATTCGCTTTTCTGAACGTGCTTTACAAGCTGGTGCAGCAGCTTTAGCAGCACGGACTACAATTGTGGTAGATGTGCCGATGGTACAGGTAGGTATTGCCCAGGATATTCAAAATACTTTTGCTAATCCAGTTTATTGCAGTCTGGAAACTGTAACGCGTCCCCAAAAAGAAAAATCTCGTGCGGCTTGGGGAATTGAAACTTTAGCCAAGCGTTACCCAGAGGGGATTTTTGTGGTGGGTCAAGCACAAACAGCACTGACTGCTTTGGTGGAGTTAATTGCATCTGAAGAAATTCAGCCTGCTTTGATAATTGCGACTCCAGTGGGATTTGTGAATGCTGATAAGGCTAAGGAGGGTTTGCAAGATTCTCAAGTTCCTCACATTATAATTAACAGTCGCAAAGGTAATGCCATTGTCGCATCTGCTATTGTTGATGGACTGGTGGATTTGGCTTGGCAAGCCTATGGACAGGAGAGAGTTAAAAATTAA
- a CDS encoding hybrid sensor histidine kinase/response regulator, whose translation MSKDKELEIQMQFLEEARDYLNTLETVLLEIDTNNRIDLERINAALRAAHSIKGGAGMMGFRTLSDLAHRLEDSFKVLKTRKNSPNIDTHLQSLLLSGVDWLRQIVESLSQGHEIEDQWLSSFCYPVFDELRDRLGEPTAEDAFTMLSPEDGQDIVPMLFETEVEGCLQRLESILADSAHPSLQEEVVIMAAELGGLGEMLQLPAFTSLCQSIEHDIGTASSDRILGIAQLALQSWRRSQALILTNQRDSLPTKLDLDTLNYIPNQPQSTLAPTAEFIEDAAATDDLKSANISELITVGYPGNTTTDDNFIDHTEEKNSVDQERENSEHNVRVPSKQLEQINDLFGELTVQRNGLNSQLEKLRKLVRNLNERVQRLDQDNHELRTAYGKITKTASGISLESNNIENFPEVDNLEIDSHDKLNLRSQEVMESIIQVQEVATDIQLSVDDTDQITRKLNKTSKQLQTKLTHIRMRPLSDLIKRFPRALRDLNVEYGKNVHLQVEGGNTLIERSILEALNEPIMHLLRNAFDHGIEDSATRRQLGKPEQGLIEITATHRSNRTIITMRDDGRGISLEKIRSRAVTMGLDTALVANANEEELLSIIFEPGFTTSDQVTALSGRGVGMDIVRNNLKSVRGDITVDTELGVGTTFTLSVPFTLSVARVLLVESNKMLLAFPAEVISEIFLLSKEQVFSTADSEVINWQNTTIPLIRLGRYFKFNCPRYDNPELETRPAIDASSVLIVKGNNQTVAIQVDRCWGEQELAIRQVEGNIPLPAGFSNCIILGDGRVLALVNTNDLLYWIATNQPTPKNNQVPSVRLKTPFLDFKNHKISATPANHKGTILIIDDSINVRRFLALTLEKGGYEVEQAKDGQDALEKLESGLNVAAIICDIEMPRLDGYGFLERINSSIDMKHIPVTMLTSRSSNKHRQLAMQLGAQAYFSKPYNEQELLQTVTELIRYVPETATSN comes from the coding sequence ATGTCAAAGGATAAAGAACTAGAAATCCAGATGCAGTTTCTGGAAGAAGCAAGAGATTACCTGAATACCCTAGAAACTGTGTTGCTGGAAATAGACACTAATAACCGCATTGATTTAGAGAGAATTAATGCAGCACTGCGAGCTGCTCATTCTATCAAAGGCGGCGCTGGGATGATGGGATTTCGGACCCTCAGTGATTTAGCTCACCGTCTGGAAGATTCTTTTAAAGTCTTAAAAACCCGCAAAAATTCGCCAAATATTGACACGCATTTACAAAGTTTACTACTTTCTGGAGTTGACTGGCTCAGGCAGATAGTAGAATCACTATCACAAGGACATGAGATAGAAGATCAGTGGTTAAGTAGCTTTTGTTATCCAGTATTTGACGAATTGCGCGATCGCCTGGGTGAACCTACGGCTGAAGATGCTTTCACCATGTTATCGCCAGAAGATGGACAAGATATTGTCCCCATGCTGTTTGAAACCGAAGTGGAAGGATGTTTGCAGCGTCTAGAGTCGATATTAGCAGATAGCGCTCACCCTAGCCTACAAGAAGAAGTAGTGATTATGGCGGCCGAATTGGGCGGTTTGGGTGAAATGCTGCAATTACCAGCCTTTACGAGTCTTTGTCAATCCATAGAACATGATATAGGCACTGCTAGCAGCGATCGCATTCTGGGAATTGCTCAATTAGCATTGCAATCATGGCGGCGATCGCAAGCTTTGATATTAACAAATCAACGAGATAGTTTACCCACAAAACTTGATCTAGATACACTCAATTATATCCCCAATCAGCCACAGTCAACACTCGCTCCTACAGCCGAATTTATTGAAGATGCAGCAGCTACAGATGATTTAAAATCTGCGAATATTTCCGAATTAATTACAGTAGGTTATCCAGGAAATACCACCACAGATGACAATTTTATTGACCACACAGAGGAGAAAAATAGTGTAGATCAAGAACGGGAAAATTCGGAACATAATGTCCGAGTTCCTAGTAAACAACTTGAGCAAATTAATGATTTATTTGGAGAACTGACGGTACAGCGCAATGGGTTAAACTCCCAACTAGAAAAATTACGTAAACTCGTGCGTAACCTCAATGAGCGAGTTCAAAGACTCGACCAGGACAACCATGAATTGCGTACAGCATACGGTAAAATTACCAAAACAGCTAGCGGGATATCACTCGAATCAAATAACATAGAAAATTTCCCAGAAGTTGATAACTTAGAAATAGATAGCCATGACAAATTAAACCTGCGATCGCAAGAAGTCATGGAATCCATTATCCAAGTACAGGAAGTCGCAACAGATATTCAATTAAGCGTTGATGATACAGATCAAATCACGCGCAAACTGAATAAAACATCCAAACAATTACAAACAAAACTTACTCATATTCGGATGCGGCCATTATCCGATTTAATCAAACGTTTTCCTAGAGCCTTGCGTGACCTGAATGTAGAGTATGGAAAGAATGTTCATTTGCAAGTTGAAGGTGGCAATACCTTAATTGAACGCAGCATTTTAGAAGCATTAAATGAGCCAATAATGCACTTATTAAGAAATGCCTTTGATCATGGTATCGAAGACTCTGCTACTCGCCGCCAGTTGGGTAAACCAGAACAAGGATTAATTGAAATTACAGCAACCCACCGCAGTAATCGCACAATTATTACTATGCGTGATGATGGTCGGGGAATTTCATTAGAAAAAATTCGCTCCCGTGCCGTAACTATGGGATTAGATACTGCTTTAGTCGCTAATGCTAACGAAGAAGAACTATTATCAATAATTTTTGAACCAGGATTTACCACTTCCGATCAAGTAACCGCCTTATCGGGTCGCGGTGTCGGCATGGATATAGTACGTAATAACCTCAAATCAGTTCGTGGAGATATTACAGTAGACACCGAATTAGGAGTTGGTACTACCTTTACTTTGTCAGTACCATTTACACTTTCAGTAGCACGAGTTCTGCTAGTAGAAAGCAATAAAATGTTATTGGCATTTCCCGCAGAAGTCATTTCCGAAATATTTTTACTATCAAAGGAGCAAGTCTTCTCAACAGCAGATAGTGAAGTAATTAATTGGCAAAACACTACAATACCACTAATTCGCCTTGGTCGCTATTTCAAGTTTAATTGTCCCCGCTACGATAACCCAGAACTAGAAACTCGCCCAGCCATAGATGCTAGTAGCGTCTTAATAGTTAAAGGCAATAATCAGACAGTCGCCATCCAGGTAGACCGTTGCTGGGGTGAACAAGAATTAGCCATCCGCCAAGTCGAGGGTAATATACCTTTACCCGCAGGTTTTAGTAACTGCATAATTCTCGGAGATGGTCGAGTCTTAGCATTAGTTAACACCAACGATTTACTCTATTGGATTGCTACCAATCAGCCTACTCCTAAAAACAATCAAGTCCCATCAGTTAGGTTAAAAACGCCATTTCTGGACTTTAAAAACCACAAAATATCAGCGACACCTGCTAATCACAAAGGCACAATTTTAATCATCGATGACTCAATTAATGTTCGCCGCTTCTTAGCCTTGACTTTAGAAAAAGGAGGATATGAAGTAGAACAAGCCAAAGATGGTCAAGATGCTTTAGAAAAACTAGAAAGTGGTTTGAACGTTGCCGCCATAATTTGTGATATTGAAATGCCTCGCCTTGATGGTTATGGCTTCTTAGAACGTATTAATTCCAGCATAGATATGAAACATATCCCAGTTACTATGCTCACATCTCGTAGTAGTAATAAACATCGCCAATTAGCCATGCAATTAGGAGCGCAGGCATATTTTTCTAAACCTTACAATGAGCAAGAATTATTACAAACCGTCACCGAACTTATTCGTTATGTTCCCGAAACCGCAACTTCTAATTAA
- a CDS encoding Uma2 family endonuclease produces the protein MSLTVKDLEKIQAAHPDYRMELVDGNVVVMSPSGYESEEVGTEFARLLGNWVRPRQLGRVAGSSAGFRLPNKDLRAPDVSFVRADRLKRSTEDYAELLPDLVVEVKSKTDSLDKLREKIQEFISLGTKIGILIDPRSRTMEVYRSNEKIVLQNNDVLTLPDLLPGWEVNIAEIWSPVFE, from the coding sequence ATGTCTCTCACTGTCAAAGACTTAGAGAAAATCCAAGCAGCTCATCCTGACTATCGCATGGAATTGGTAGACGGGAACGTAGTTGTTATGAGTCCATCAGGTTACGAGTCGGAAGAAGTAGGAACTGAATTTGCCCGACTGTTGGGTAATTGGGTGAGGCCTCGCCAGTTAGGACGTGTAGCTGGTTCCAGTGCTGGCTTTCGATTACCTAACAAAGATTTACGCGCTCCCGATGTATCATTTGTCCGAGCAGATAGGCTCAAACGTTCTACAGAAGATTATGCCGAATTGTTGCCTGATTTAGTCGTTGAGGTAAAATCTAAAACCGATTCCCTAGATAAACTCAGAGAAAAAATTCAAGAATTTATCAGCCTGGGGACTAAAATCGGCATTTTGATTGACCCTAGAAGCAGAACTATGGAAGTTTACCGTTCTAATGAGAAAATAGTATTACAAAATAATGATGTGCTGACCTTACCCGACTTACTCCCCGGCTGGGAAGTGAACATTGCCGAAATTTGGTCGCCAGTGTTCGAGTAA
- a CDS encoding phosphate ABC transporter permease, which yields MLVPLTRKKFEQLIPFIATGAQYKYYAGKFSNFLQRLLISVIAIAIILLAEVLLRLEFGPITFLIGVMGAFFWLWYPVFQASVRNVKCRRYKYSGFFRGRVLDWWITDELMGKQETVNNKGELVIVENREKRINLEVGDNTGFTVELRAPLRNSHKVIVRGQIAEMIVMSNRSDLSSIEDFSDVYIPSHDLWVNDYPYLRRDFFNEVSRRLRKKQPEKPPRRRQ from the coding sequence ATGTTAGTTCCACTCACCCGGAAAAAATTTGAACAACTCATCCCCTTCATTGCTACTGGCGCGCAGTACAAGTACTACGCGGGGAAATTCTCAAATTTTTTGCAGCGACTGTTAATTTCTGTCATCGCCATAGCGATAATTCTGCTAGCGGAAGTTTTGTTGAGACTAGAATTTGGCCCCATCACATTTTTAATTGGAGTCATGGGTGCTTTCTTTTGGCTGTGGTATCCCGTGTTTCAAGCAAGTGTACGTAATGTAAAATGTCGCCGTTATAAATACAGTGGCTTTTTTCGGGGTCGAGTTCTAGATTGGTGGATTACAGACGAATTAATGGGAAAACAAGAAACAGTAAACAACAAAGGTGAGTTAGTAATTGTTGAAAACAGAGAAAAACGCATAAACTTAGAAGTTGGAGACAACACAGGATTTACCGTAGAGTTACGAGCGCCATTACGTAACTCTCACAAAGTCATAGTTCGGGGTCAAATTGCCGAAATGATAGTTATGTCGAACCGTTCTGACTTAAGCAGCATTGAAGACTTCAGCGATGTATATATTCCCAGCCATGACTTGTGGGTAAACGACTATCCTTATCTGAGAAGAGACTTCTTTAACGAAGTCAGTCGCCGTTTGCGTAAAAAACAACCAGAAAAACCACCCCGCCGTCGCCAGTAA